The following are from one region of the Amycolatopsis sp. QT-25 genome:
- a CDS encoding Glu/Leu/Phe/Val dehydrogenase dimerization domain-containing protein, whose translation MEELSRTGFERVVVDRDAAGAARSIVVVHDTRLGPALGGVRVRPYPSEDEAVSECLALARAMTVKAAAAGLDLGGGWSIIPADVSDKTPERLLAHGRAIATFGGRFIPVNDIGTDQADLRKIGEVTSPVCAQGDPSPWTALGVSAGIKACTRFSGHADLRGLRIGVQGAGNVGSALVRLLVQDGAEVLVSDVVEERATALAAETGVTVVDPGELPTSELDVFAPCALGEVITPDTVDDLRCRIIAGGANNVLASSDLAGRLRERGIVYAPDFCVNSGGVIFLQAQILSHTEEAARKQVLKVGDVISDLLERSESRGITTTQAADELAQARLDEA comes from the coding sequence GTGGAAGAACTCTCCCGAACCGGCTTCGAACGGGTCGTCGTCGACCGGGATGCGGCAGGCGCGGCACGCTCGATCGTCGTGGTGCACGACACGCGTCTCGGCCCGGCGCTCGGCGGCGTGCGCGTGCGCCCCTATCCCAGCGAGGACGAGGCCGTCTCCGAATGCCTCGCCCTCGCCCGAGCCATGACGGTCAAAGCCGCCGCGGCAGGGCTGGACTTGGGCGGCGGCTGGAGCATCATCCCCGCGGATGTCTCGGACAAGACACCGGAACGGCTACTGGCTCACGGCCGGGCGATTGCCACGTTCGGGGGACGGTTCATCCCGGTGAACGACATCGGCACCGATCAAGCCGACCTGCGCAAGATCGGCGAAGTGACCTCGCCTGTGTGCGCACAGGGCGATCCTTCGCCGTGGACAGCTCTGGGTGTGTCGGCCGGAATCAAGGCATGCACTCGTTTCTCCGGACATGCCGACCTGAGAGGCCTGCGAATCGGTGTGCAGGGCGCGGGCAATGTGGGAAGCGCATTGGTCCGTCTACTCGTCCAGGACGGCGCGGAGGTTCTGGTGAGCGATGTGGTCGAGGAGCGCGCCACCGCACTCGCCGCGGAGACCGGTGTGACGGTGGTTGATCCCGGCGAGTTGCCGACCAGCGAATTGGACGTCTTCGCGCCCTGTGCGCTGGGCGAGGTGATCACCCCGGACACAGTGGACGACCTGCGGTGCCGGATCATCGCCGGTGGGGCCAACAATGTGCTCGCGTCCTCGGATCTGGCAGGTCGACTGCGCGAACGGGGCATCGTCTACGCGCCGGACTTCTGCGTGAACTCGGGTGGCGTCATCTTTTTGCAGGCGCAGATCCTGAGCCACACCGAAGAAGCAGCGCGCAAGCAAGTCCTCAAGGTCGGGGATGTCATCTCGGATCTGCTGGAACGCTCGGAAAGTCGCGGTATCACGACCACTCAGGCCGCGGACGAACTCGCGCAAGCGCGACTCGACGAGGCATAA
- a CDS encoding TetR/AcrR family transcriptional regulator, with the protein MRERTGQIVDAARVLIDEGGSAALTMRALGDRLGIRAPSLYKHFPDKGAVEAQVITLAMRELASALARADSLVALAAAYRAYALAHPHLYRLMNSGPLPRHLLPPGAEEATALPLMRAVGGDMNRARAVWAFAHGMVILELDGRFPPDADLDSAWRTGLAAFADPARHS; encoded by the coding sequence GTGCGTGAGCGGACCGGGCAGATCGTCGACGCAGCACGCGTGCTGATCGACGAAGGCGGCTCCGCGGCGCTGACCATGCGGGCGCTCGGCGACCGGCTGGGCATCCGCGCTCCGTCGCTCTACAAGCACTTCCCGGACAAGGGTGCGGTTGAAGCGCAGGTCATCACGCTCGCCATGCGGGAGCTGGCGAGCGCGCTGGCACGAGCCGACTCCTTGGTCGCGCTCGCGGCGGCCTACCGTGCCTACGCGCTCGCGCATCCCCATCTCTACCGGCTGATGAACTCCGGCCCCCTCCCTCGCCACCTGCTGCCGCCCGGGGCCGAGGAAGCGACCGCGCTGCCGCTGATGCGCGCTGTCGGCGGCGACATGAACCGGGCACGTGCTGTCTGGGCGTTCGCCCACGGCATGGTCATCCTCGAACTCGACGGCCGTTTCCCGCCCGACGCGGACCTCGACAGCGCCTGGCGCACAGGGCTGGCGGCGTTTGCCGATCCCGCTCGACACAGTTGA
- a CDS encoding DUF4260 family protein produces the protein MSVVVTPARQVAKRVAWAALAAFLLAFIVLEVINHGGSALVAALLLLIAPDLTMLIGAGVAGKGKLSPKAVPYYNVMHRPWIPLAVLVVYSAGGLGDWVPLFTAGLGWLAHIALDRAFGYGLREHDGSRRA, from the coding sequence ATGTCTGTCGTTGTCACACCCGCCCGTCAGGTCGCGAAGCGGGTGGCATGGGCCGCTCTGGCGGCGTTCCTACTGGCTTTCATCGTGCTCGAGGTGATCAACCACGGCGGTTCGGCGCTGGTCGCCGCGCTCCTGTTGCTGATCGCACCCGACCTGACGATGCTCATCGGCGCCGGCGTTGCCGGCAAAGGCAAGCTGTCGCCGAAAGCCGTGCCCTACTACAACGTCATGCATCGACCATGGATTCCGCTGGCCGTCTTGGTCGTCTACAGCGCCGGTGGACTGGGGGATTGGGTACCGTTGTTCACAGCGGGGCTCGGCTGGCTGGCGCATATCGCGTTGGATCGGGCGTTCGGTTACGGCCTGCGTGAGCATGACGGGAGCCGGCGTGCGTGA
- a CDS encoding HAD domain-containing protein — protein MQEAVNQRPAIIGFDGGSVATPAEFVLIEPARRVKAATVWPVTGGSGQRPLLFLDVDGPLIPFGLAPRQYPTYRTTPDPQQNGSNPLLSRINPEHGPRLAALPCELVWATTWMHDANECIAPRIGLPRLAVVIWPEPSGVDEQDERNGLHWKTRGLVDWAAGRPFAWVDDEITDTDRAWVSAHHHGSALLHRIDPRHGLTAADYASLEEWLQKTGTGSG, from the coding sequence ATGCAGGAGGCGGTGAACCAACGCCCAGCGATTATCGGCTTCGATGGCGGCTCGGTCGCCACGCCCGCGGAGTTCGTTCTGATCGAGCCCGCCCGTCGGGTGAAAGCCGCTACTGTGTGGCCTGTGACCGGTGGTTCTGGACAGCGTCCGCTGCTCTTCCTTGACGTTGACGGGCCGCTCATCCCGTTCGGTCTCGCGCCGCGACAGTATCCGACCTACCGGACAACGCCAGATCCACAGCAGAACGGCTCGAACCCGCTGCTGAGCAGAATCAACCCCGAGCACGGCCCTCGCCTGGCGGCACTGCCGTGTGAACTGGTCTGGGCCACCACATGGATGCACGACGCCAATGAGTGCATCGCACCACGGATCGGGCTGCCGCGGTTGGCAGTCGTGATCTGGCCGGAGCCATCCGGCGTCGACGAGCAGGACGAACGCAACGGTCTGCATTGGAAGACTCGTGGCCTCGTCGACTGGGCCGCGGGGCGCCCCTTCGCCTGGGTGGATGACGAGATCACCGACACCGATCGGGCTTGGGTGTCCGCACACCATCACGGATCTGCTCTGCTGCATCGGATCGATCCCCGTCACGGCCTGACAGCGGCCGACTATGCCTCCCTCGAGGAGTGGCTACAGAAGACGGGGACCGGAAGTGGCTGA
- a CDS encoding carboxylesterase family protein, whose protein sequence is MTTRRRLATALLLAVTTVGSTACTNEAAADPTHIHTGSGELRGVRDNDIVRFRGVPYAEPPTGPLRWAPPKPVRPWDGVREASTPGPPCAQVGNPPEGSTAEDCLYLDITVPANSATVRKPVLVWLHGGGFSSGAGTEYDPRRLAVQGDVVVATLDFRLNIFGNLALSGMTDGGSYGLQDQQAALAWLRRNAAAFGGDPGNITLFGQSGGAVAICGQLTSPAAKGLFSKAILQSGSCHTTLAANASGPESPAFGAFWRPKAQAERSSAQAAATLGCPPGGDQLGCLRALPVDKLLTQAGTATAATVGGTTLPVDPRDGLKQAPDVPVLSGNTADEQRMVAGVYELLGKPITAAQYPELLAKGFGADAAAVQQQYPLRDYPTPGLAWAAAYTDSGFACPQQQTDTALAARGPVFGYRFADPTAPPLIPVPPTFQPGASHASELFYLFDVKGKPVRLDGSTYPLTAAQRQLAERMIAAWSTFARTGNPGDTRTAGQWPAWDPATPKVHEFTADTDRPSTVDPAAAHQCGFWSSLH, encoded by the coding sequence GTGACCACCCGTCGCAGGCTCGCCACTGCCCTGCTGCTTGCCGTGACCACGGTCGGATCGACGGCCTGCACGAACGAGGCGGCGGCCGATCCGACGCACATACACACCGGTTCCGGGGAACTGCGCGGTGTGCGGGACAACGACATCGTCCGGTTCCGGGGCGTGCCCTACGCCGAACCGCCGACCGGTCCGCTGCGCTGGGCGCCGCCGAAACCGGTGCGCCCGTGGGACGGGGTGCGCGAGGCGTCCACCCCGGGCCCGCCGTGCGCGCAAGTGGGCAATCCGCCGGAGGGCAGCACCGCCGAGGACTGCCTCTACCTCGACATCACCGTGCCGGCGAACTCGGCCACGGTCCGGAAACCGGTGCTTGTCTGGTTGCATGGCGGCGGTTTCAGCAGCGGCGCCGGCACCGAGTACGACCCGCGCAGGCTTGCCGTCCAGGGCGATGTGGTGGTGGCGACCCTCGACTTCCGGTTGAACATCTTCGGCAACCTGGCGCTGTCGGGGATGACCGACGGTGGCAGTTACGGCCTGCAGGACCAGCAGGCGGCGCTCGCCTGGCTGAGGCGCAACGCGGCGGCGTTCGGCGGCGATCCGGGCAACATCACGCTGTTCGGCCAGTCCGGCGGCGCGGTCGCGATATGCGGTCAGCTCACCTCGCCCGCCGCGAAAGGCTTGTTCAGCAAGGCGATTCTGCAGAGCGGCTCGTGCCACACCACGCTCGCGGCGAACGCGTCCGGTCCGGAGAGCCCGGCGTTCGGCGCGTTCTGGCGGCCGAAGGCGCAGGCCGAACGCAGCAGTGCGCAGGCCGCGGCCACGCTCGGCTGCCCGCCCGGCGGTGACCAGCTCGGCTGCCTGCGCGCCCTGCCGGTGGACAAGCTGCTCACCCAAGCCGGGACGGCGACCGCGGCCACAGTGGGCGGCACGACGCTGCCGGTCGATCCACGGGACGGGCTGAAACAGGCGCCTGACGTGCCGGTACTGTCCGGGAACACCGCGGACGAGCAGCGCATGGTCGCCGGCGTCTACGAACTGCTCGGCAAACCGATCACTGCCGCGCAGTACCCGGAACTGCTGGCCAAGGGATTCGGCGCGGACGCGGCCGCGGTCCAGCAGCAGTACCCGCTGCGTGATTACCCGACGCCGGGATTGGCCTGGGCCGCGGCCTACACCGACTCCGGATTCGCCTGCCCGCAGCAGCAGACCGACACCGCGCTCGCGGCGCGCGGCCCGGTGTTCGGCTACCGCTTCGCCGACCCCACCGCGCCGCCACTGATCCCGGTGCCGCCGACGTTCCAGCCCGGCGCCTCGCACGCCTCCGAACTGTTCTACTTGTTCGACGTCAAAGGAAAGCCGGTGCGCCTGGACGGTTCGACGTATCCGCTGACGGCGGCCCAGCGGCAACTGGCCGAACGGATGATCGCCGCCTGGTCGACGTTCGCGCGCACCGGAAACCCTGGTGACACGAGAACTGCCGGCCAATGGCCGGCGTGGGACCCGGCCACGCCGAAGGTGCACGAGTTCACCGCCGACACCGATCGTCCATCCACAGTAGACCCGGCCGCCGCGCACCAGTGCGGCTTCTGGTCATCGCTGCACTGA
- a CDS encoding histidine kinase encodes MATTDESGRPVRDARRERYLLIITALLALLGTGFAAAVLGEPWPGLAAPLGIGLAGQLLASALVAGLPARPDLGLGAVVLVASLLRLIPSPWQHLLAEQAVPWVPVALAWATVRVVECARTPRQLRISAAIAVAHVALAGVLDGLDGTPGSAGTAVLGAATPLLGGLAASLAVRLRRARRDRVAALAREREALAYRARADERQRLAADLHDTLGHLLTLLVLHANALTVSSKEAETRSAAERMSGLGNAGLDELRNILALLDAPAGPASVRPGNRPADDSPETLVARAVEAGQRVELRREGEQPELPPATASTVSRVVQEGLTNARKHAPGSEVRVTLATDDDVLRVTIRNGPGTAEGSGTGSGRGIEAMRRRVGMLGGSCENAAESGGGYAVRVILPLDGAARTDIRDGTWTEPTQ; translated from the coding sequence GTGGCCACGACGGACGAATCCGGCCGGCCGGTGCGCGACGCCCGGCGTGAGCGGTACCTGCTGATCATCACCGCGCTGCTCGCGCTGCTCGGCACCGGGTTCGCCGCGGCCGTGCTCGGCGAACCGTGGCCGGGCCTCGCGGCGCCACTGGGCATCGGGCTGGCCGGGCAACTGCTCGCGTCGGCACTCGTGGCGGGCCTGCCCGCGCGCCCCGATCTCGGCCTCGGCGCCGTGGTGCTCGTGGCGTCGCTGCTGCGGTTGATTCCCTCGCCGTGGCAGCATCTGCTGGCCGAGCAGGCGGTGCCGTGGGTACCCGTCGCACTGGCCTGGGCGACCGTGCGGGTCGTCGAATGCGCACGGACGCCGCGGCAGCTCCGGATTTCCGCCGCGATCGCCGTCGCACACGTGGCACTCGCCGGCGTGCTCGACGGGCTGGACGGCACCCCGGGCTCGGCCGGGACAGCGGTGCTCGGGGCCGCCACACCACTGCTGGGCGGGCTGGCCGCGAGCCTCGCCGTCCGGTTGCGCCGGGCCCGGCGGGACCGGGTCGCCGCCCTGGCGCGCGAACGGGAAGCACTGGCCTACCGGGCCAGGGCCGACGAACGACAACGGCTGGCGGCCGATCTGCACGACACCCTCGGTCACTTACTGACGCTGTTGGTGTTGCACGCCAACGCGTTGACCGTCAGCAGCAAGGAAGCCGAGACCCGCTCGGCCGCGGAACGGATGAGCGGACTCGGCAACGCGGGACTGGACGAACTGCGGAACATCCTCGCACTGCTCGACGCACCAGCCGGTCCGGCATCGGTGCGGCCGGGCAACCGACCGGCCGACGATTCGCCGGAGACGCTCGTCGCCAGGGCGGTGGAAGCCGGGCAGCGGGTGGAGTTGCGCCGCGAGGGGGAGCAACCGGAACTGCCACCGGCGACCGCGAGCACCGTGTCCAGGGTCGTCCAGGAAGGACTGACCAATGCGCGCAAACACGCGCCGGGCAGCGAAGTCCGGGTCACCCTGGCCACCGACGACGACGTGCTGCGGGTGACCATCCGCAATGGACCAGGAACGGCCGAGGGTAGCGGCACCGGTTCCGGGCGGGGCATCGAGGCGATGCGCAGGCGGGTCGGCATGCTCGGCGGTAGCTGCGAGAATGCCGCCGAATCCGGCGGCGGCTACGCTGTGCGGGTGATCCTGCCCCTCGACGGGGCGGCCCGTACGGACATCCGGGATGGTACGTGGACCGAGCCGACGCAGTAG
- a CDS encoding response regulator transcription factor encodes MDRADAVELTADDVVHVVVVDDEPMVGEFLRTILSDTGRIVVDAVAYDGAAGTEAVVRYQPDVVLMDLRMPQVDGIAATAEIRGLPQPPAVLAMTTVDTDEHVLAALDAGASGFILKTTPPSRLVPLVLAAAAGASVLSPEALQRLRDNSNAASTKKPEPDPRLDALSDREREVLALLGEGLTNADIAARLYLSEGTVKGNVSRLMTLLDCQNRTQLALHVVRNRD; translated from the coding sequence GTGGACCGAGCCGACGCAGTAGAGCTGACTGCCGATGACGTCGTGCATGTCGTCGTGGTCGACGACGAGCCCATGGTCGGTGAGTTCCTGCGCACGATTCTGTCCGACACCGGCCGGATCGTCGTGGACGCGGTGGCCTATGACGGTGCCGCGGGCACGGAGGCCGTCGTCCGGTACCAGCCCGACGTCGTGCTGATGGACCTGCGGATGCCGCAGGTGGACGGGATCGCGGCCACCGCGGAGATCCGCGGCCTGCCGCAACCGCCGGCGGTGCTGGCGATGACCACAGTGGACACCGACGAACACGTGCTGGCCGCGCTCGATGCCGGGGCGAGCGGGTTCATCCTGAAGACCACACCACCGAGCAGGCTGGTCCCGCTCGTGCTGGCCGCCGCGGCCGGTGCCTCGGTGCTCTCCCCCGAAGCGCTGCAACGGCTGCGCGACAACAGCAATGCCGCCAGCACCAAAAAACCCGAGCCGGATCCACGGCTCGACGCGCTCAGCGACCGCGAACGCGAAGTGCTCGCCCTACTCGGCGAAGGACTGACCAATGCGGACATCGCCGCCCGGCTGTACCTGAGCGAGGGCACCGTGAAAGGCAACGTATCCCGGCTGATGACACTGCTGGACTGCCAGAACCGCACCCAGCTCGCACTGCACGTCGTACGCAACAGAGATTGA
- a CDS encoding helix-turn-helix transcriptional regulator, with translation MTKTGVHDLGGFLRSRRERLTPEEAGIGPGATRRRVPGLRREELAELAGVSVGYYTRLEQGVSVSASGAVIDALAAALRLDPAEHEHLRILAAPRRPTRPRSRRSRLRPSVRDLLAAIPGTPAIVIDHRADVLAWNDLGHDLLAGHVDFDAPDMRTRPNIARMLFLDPHHRALYRDWHGKAQVTVAALHQAVARHPADPELEQLIGQLAADSPEFARMWARRPVRTCSYYLRELDHPAVGRLTLANETVTLPDDDQQIGLFYARPGTPDADALTLLAQSLERRRVPKTPSRKENTR, from the coding sequence GTGACCAAGACAGGAGTGCATGATCTCGGCGGATTTCTGCGGAGCCGGCGCGAACGCCTCACGCCGGAGGAGGCCGGCATCGGGCCCGGCGCCACTCGTCGGCGCGTCCCCGGGCTGCGCAGGGAGGAGTTGGCTGAGCTCGCCGGGGTCAGTGTCGGCTACTACACTCGACTCGAGCAGGGGGTCAGCGTCAGCGCTTCCGGCGCTGTCATCGACGCGCTGGCCGCTGCGTTGCGGCTCGATCCGGCCGAGCACGAACATTTGCGGATCCTTGCCGCACCGAGACGGCCGACTCGCCCTCGTTCCCGCAGGAGCAGGCTGAGGCCCTCGGTCCGTGACTTGCTCGCTGCCATCCCCGGCACACCGGCGATCGTGATCGATCATCGCGCCGATGTTCTCGCGTGGAACGACCTCGGGCACGACCTGCTGGCCGGTCACGTCGATTTCGACGCGCCGGACATGCGGACAAGGCCCAACATCGCCCGAATGCTGTTCCTCGATCCGCATCACCGCGCGTTGTATCGCGACTGGCACGGCAAAGCGCAGGTCACAGTCGCGGCCCTGCATCAGGCGGTCGCACGGCACCCGGCCGATCCGGAGCTGGAACAGCTCATCGGTCAACTCGCCGCCGACAGCCCGGAGTTCGCGCGGATGTGGGCGCGACGTCCGGTCCGGACCTGCTCCTACTACCTGCGTGAACTCGATCATCCTGCCGTCGGGCGCCTGACCCTGGCGAACGAAACGGTCACGTTGCCTGACGATGACCAGCAGATCGGGCTGTTCTACGCACGTCCTGGCACCCCTGACGCCGACGCACTCACCTTACTGGCACAGAGCCTCGAACGACGCCGCGTCCCGAAGACCCCATCTCGGAAGGAGAACACGCGATGA
- a CDS encoding short chain dehydrogenase, which produces MRIVVVGGAGTIGRRLVPALRSRNHDVVVAGRTSGDVHVDLTSPATIEAMYHEVGLVDGVVSIAAHGALDEFEALTSEALYENMRAKFFGQVDLVLTGQHHCADGASFTLTSGIFADQAWPHVTGGGVISGALHSFTLSAAIELPRRMRINVVSPTMIGDSADTFAEHFPGMRPVAMDELVDHYLDCIEGGSTGRVIRAYG; this is translated from the coding sequence ATGAGGATCGTCGTCGTCGGCGGAGCGGGCACCATCGGACGACGATTGGTCCCCGCACTGCGCTCCCGGAATCACGACGTCGTCGTAGCCGGACGCACCTCGGGCGACGTCCACGTCGACCTGACCTCACCCGCGACGATCGAAGCCATGTATCACGAAGTCGGCCTGGTCGACGGCGTCGTGAGTATCGCTGCGCACGGCGCCCTCGACGAGTTCGAGGCGCTGACCTCGGAGGCGCTGTACGAGAACATGCGGGCCAAGTTCTTCGGGCAAGTCGATCTGGTTCTGACCGGCCAGCACCACTGCGCCGATGGAGCCTCCTTCACGCTGACCTCCGGCATCTTCGCCGACCAAGCATGGCCACACGTCACCGGCGGTGGCGTCATCAGCGGTGCCCTGCACAGCTTCACCTTGTCGGCCGCGATCGAGCTGCCGCGACGTATGCGGATCAACGTGGTCAGCCCCACGATGATCGGCGACTCTGCCGACACCTTCGCCGAACACTTTCCCGGCATGCGCCCAGTGGCCATGGACGAACTCGTCGATCACTACCTGGACTGCATCGAAGGCGGCAGCACCGGCCGTGTCATCCGTGCATACGGATGA
- a CDS encoding class I SAM-dependent methyltransferase codes for MRNGGTALDEAKVRRVLDRIGDRNGWNSGDEPALDRLLRGTDAQPDLGDVLEVYRDGAFASPPEIGLLLYSAVRSIKPDVVVELGTSYGFSTLHIAAALRDNGHGTVFTSEIDPRKARDATWNFTAAGLHSHVRLLLGDAVTSLKGFGEQVDLVYLDGWVGSYLDALTVLRPALRPGAQIYANSTRRFGVQARPYLDHVRDSANGFFSVEVPLGNGLEASTYVSREPREESVGAIEAGKAG; via the coding sequence ATGCGCAACGGCGGGACGGCTCTCGACGAGGCCAAGGTGCGGCGCGTGCTCGACCGGATCGGTGACCGGAACGGATGGAACTCGGGGGATGAGCCGGCGCTGGACCGGCTGCTGCGTGGTACGGACGCGCAACCGGACCTGGGTGACGTCCTTGAGGTCTACCGGGACGGTGCCTTCGCGTCACCGCCGGAGATCGGACTGCTGTTGTACTCGGCGGTCCGATCGATCAAACCGGACGTGGTGGTCGAACTCGGCACCTCATACGGGTTTTCCACCCTGCACATCGCCGCGGCCCTGCGGGACAACGGGCACGGGACCGTCTTCACCTCGGAGATCGACCCACGCAAGGCCAGGGACGCGACCTGGAACTTCACCGCGGCCGGCCTCCACTCCCACGTACGGCTCCTGCTGGGAGACGCCGTGACGAGCCTGAAGGGCTTCGGCGAGCAGGTCGACTTGGTGTACCTGGACGGCTGGGTGGGTTCGTACCTGGACGCGCTCACCGTTCTGCGGCCCGCGTTACGGCCCGGTGCGCAGATCTACGCGAACTCCACGCGCCGGTTCGGCGTACAGGCACGGCCATACCTGGATCACGTGCGTGACAGCGCGAACGGGTTCTTCTCCGTGGAGGTCCCCCTGGGCAACGGCCTGGAGGCATCGACCTACGTCAGCCGCGAGCCGAGGGAGGAGTCCGTCGGGGCGATCGAGGCCGGGAAGGCCGGATGA
- a CDS encoding dihydrolipoamide acetyltransferase family protein: MPAREFLLPDLGEGLIEATVVRWLVAVGDLIAVDQPVAEVETAKATVEVPSPHGGIVTALCAAEGETLPIGKPLLVVAGEDEEAPVAADPGSGPVLVGYGTTRRSTRNRRDLFGGREPATRGGTAAAPARGAVAVASPVVRRLAKDHGVDLTKLRGSGPAGLIVRADVVAATRPAADDGAQRVPIRGRRKTAADRFTRSHGEIPAATCWVDADATELRTARRRISTDARPIGLSALLGRVCVTALTRYPDLNSTVDAERGELVLHRAVHLGFAAQGRDGLVVPVVRDAQELNTAELAAEMARLVDRARTGELSLAEMSGGTFTLNNYGVFGVDGASPLLNHPEAAMLGVGRVVARPWGHDGGIELRDLVQLGLTFDHRVCDGAVAGGFLRYVADCVEEPMRLLADN; this comes from the coding sequence TTGCCGGCGCGTGAATTCCTGCTCCCTGACCTCGGTGAAGGCCTGATCGAGGCCACCGTCGTCCGGTGGCTCGTCGCTGTCGGCGACCTGATCGCCGTGGACCAGCCGGTCGCCGAGGTCGAGACCGCGAAGGCGACCGTCGAGGTGCCGAGCCCGCATGGCGGCATCGTCACGGCGCTCTGCGCGGCAGAAGGCGAGACACTCCCCATCGGGAAACCGCTGCTGGTGGTGGCGGGCGAAGACGAGGAAGCCCCGGTCGCGGCCGATCCCGGCTCGGGCCCGGTCCTCGTCGGTTACGGCACCACCCGGCGCTCGACGCGGAACCGGCGTGACCTGTTCGGCGGCCGGGAGCCCGCCACTCGCGGCGGTACCGCGGCGGCCCCGGCGCGCGGCGCCGTCGCGGTGGCCTCACCGGTGGTGCGGCGGCTGGCCAAGGACCACGGCGTCGACCTCACCAAGCTGCGCGGCAGTGGGCCCGCAGGACTGATCGTGCGCGCGGACGTCGTCGCCGCCACCCGGCCCGCGGCGGACGACGGGGCCCAGCGCGTCCCGATCCGCGGCCGCCGCAAGACCGCCGCCGACCGGTTCACCCGCAGCCACGGCGAGATCCCGGCCGCGACCTGCTGGGTGGACGCCGACGCGACGGAGCTGCGCACGGCGAGGCGGCGGATCAGCACCGATGCCCGGCCGATCGGCTTGTCGGCCCTGCTCGGCCGCGTCTGCGTCACCGCGCTGACGAGATATCCCGATCTCAATTCCACTGTGGACGCCGAACGCGGCGAGTTGGTCCTGCACAGGGCCGTGCACCTCGGGTTCGCCGCACAGGGCCGGGACGGACTGGTGGTCCCGGTGGTGCGCGACGCGCAGGAACTGAACACCGCCGAGCTCGCGGCCGAGATGGCCCGGCTGGTCGATCGCGCCCGCACGGGTGAGCTGTCGCTCGCCGAGATGTCGGGCGGGACGTTCACCCTCAACAACTACGGAGTGTTCGGAGTGGACGGTGCCTCGCCGCTGCTCAACCACCCGGAGGCGGCGATGCTCGGCGTGGGCCGCGTCGTGGCCCGGCCGTGGGGCCACGACGGCGGGATCGAACTGCGCGATCTGGTGCAGCTCGGCCTCACCTTCGACCACCGGGTGTGCGACGGCGCCGTGGCGGGCGGATTCCTTCGCTACGTGGCCGACTGCGTGGAGGAGCCGATGCGGCTCCTCGCGGACAACTGA
- a CDS encoding alpha-ketoacid dehydrogenase subunit beta — protein MARALNAALRDSMAADRSVHVLGEDVGALGGVFRVTDGLTAEFGEDRCTDTPLAEAGILGSAIGMCLYGARPVVEMQFDAFAHPAFEQLVGHAAKMRNRTRGAVSLPLTVRVPYGGGIGGVEHHSDSSEAYYTHTPGLHVVTPATVDDAYGLLRQAIASDDPVVFLEPKRLYWGKQPFRRTLDVPPIGRAVVRRPGRDAVLITYGPSLEVCLETAEAAEPLGLDVAVLDLRSLVPLDDETICEVVRRTGRAVVVHEATGFGGVGAEIAARITERCFHQLEAPVLRVTGFDIPYPPPKLESHHLPSVDRVLDALARLQWDGRPGGVSLAGA, from the coding sequence ATGGCCCGTGCGCTCAACGCCGCCCTGCGCGACAGCATGGCGGCGGATCGGTCCGTGCACGTGCTGGGGGAGGACGTCGGTGCGCTCGGCGGCGTGTTCCGGGTGACCGACGGCCTGACCGCCGAATTCGGGGAGGACCGGTGCACCGACACGCCGCTCGCGGAGGCAGGGATCCTCGGCAGCGCCATCGGCATGTGCCTCTACGGCGCCCGTCCGGTCGTCGAGATGCAGTTCGACGCGTTCGCCCACCCGGCCTTCGAGCAGCTCGTCGGACACGCCGCCAAGATGCGCAACCGGACCAGGGGTGCGGTTTCGCTGCCGCTCACCGTCCGGGTGCCCTACGGCGGCGGCATCGGCGGCGTCGAGCACCACAGCGATTCCTCCGAGGCGTACTACACGCACACCCCGGGGCTGCACGTCGTCACCCCGGCCACCGTCGATGACGCCTACGGCCTGCTGCGGCAAGCGATCGCCAGTGATGACCCGGTCGTGTTCCTCGAGCCGAAACGGTTGTACTGGGGCAAGCAGCCCTTCCGCCGCACCCTCGACGTGCCGCCCATCGGCCGCGCGGTCGTGCGCCGCCCCGGCCGGGACGCCGTGCTCATCACGTATGGGCCGAGCCTCGAGGTCTGTCTCGAAACCGCGGAGGCGGCCGAACCGCTGGGACTGGACGTCGCCGTGCTCGACCTGCGGAGCCTCGTCCCGCTGGACGACGAGACGATCTGCGAAGTGGTGCGCCGGACCGGCCGCGCGGTGGTCGTGCACGAGGCGACCGGCTTCGGCGGAGTGGGCGCGGAGATCGCCGCCCGGATCACCGAGCGCTGTTTCCACCAGCTGGAAGCGCCGGTGCTGCGGGTGACCGGGTTCGACATCCCGTACCCGCCGCCCAAGCTCGAGAGCCACCACCTGCCGAGTGTGGACCGCGTGCTCGACGCCCTCGCGCGCCTGCAGTGGGACGGCCGTCCGGGAGGTGTCTCCCTTGCCGGCGCGTGA